CCAAGTTTTCCAAACACCATTTTCCTGTCCATCTTTATAGCTCTCGATATTTTTTAATTTGCCGTTTTCATACCATTCCTTCCAAGAACCATCTTCAAAATCATCTTTGTAATATTTTTCACTTCGTAATTTCCCGTTTTCATACCACTCCCTCCATTTTCCTGCTTTTTTACCTAATTTATATGAATATTCCGATTGTAACCGACCATTTTCGAACCATTCTTTCCAAACACCATTTTTCCATCCATCCTTGTAGCTCTCGATATTTTTCATTTTTCCGTTTTCATACCATTCCTTCCAAGAGCCTTCTTCCAAATTTTCTTTGTAATATTGTACACTTCGTATTTTCCCATTTTCATACCATTCCTGGCATTTTCCGTCTTGTTTGCCTAATTTATATGAACATTCCGATTGCAAACGACCATTTTCATGCCATGATTTCCAAAGACTATCACGTCCATCTTTGTAATATCTTTCTCTTCGTAATTTTCCATCATCATACCATTCTTTTCGAATAGCATTCCGAATAGACGTAGCACCATTTTTCCACCCTTTTTTGATGTTCTCAATATTTTTCCATTTCCAGTTTTCAAGCCATTCCTTCAAAAATCCTTCTTCACTAAAAGACTCTGCAAGTAACTTACGAGATCCATATTCTTCAACACAAGTGCGCCATTTTCCATCATCAAACCCTTTAGATGATACTATTTCTTCTTGCAGATTGCCATTTACATACCAACATTTATAAGTAAATATTTTACCATCTTTATAATCCAGAACCTCTTTTAATTGTCCATTCATATACCATATTTTCACAACGCATTTTTCCTCATTTTCAGTTTTATAACGCCATTCCTTCAATTGTCCATTTTCATACCATTCTTTTTCAAAACAAACTTTATCATAATCGGCTTTATATTTGCAAAAACATGCGTCACAAACACCAGCTTCGTATTTCACCTCAGTTTTCTGTTGACCGTTTTCAAACCATTCTTTCCAAGAGCCATCTTCCAAATTCTCTTTGTAATATTGTACACTTCGTAATTTTCCGCTTTCATACCAAGTTTTCCATTCTCCATCTACTTGACCCGATTTATAATTTACTTCTTCTGCGATTTTTCCATTTTCGCGATATGTATTCCAAGCCCCATCTTTCTCGTCATTTTTATATTGCCCCTTTTCCCATACTTTTCCATTCTCGTAATACGAGATGTACGGGCCGTCTTTTACACTATCACGATATGTCGTAATAGATCTTAACGGTCCGCTATTGTAATATTCTTTGCGTTCTTCTTTGTCGCAAGCGGCGAGGAAGAGAAGGATAAAGGAAAAGAGGAATGTAAAGCGAATGAAGGTCTTTAAGTTCATAAAAATAATCATTTATTGTAAATTACATTATTCATTATAGATATGGTGGATCAGATCCTTCAGGACTTTTCTGATACGATAAGGGTCCCAATCCCTTCGACGGAGTTTATCCTGAGCTTGTCGAATGGGCTCAGGATGACGATGTTTAGGTATTCCGATTTCTTCCCATTTTTTCCAGGCTTGTTCATTTGATTTGTAAGGACCTTCTCTTGTCAGATCCCCATTTTCATCCCATTCTTTCCAAATGCCGACGGGTTCGTCTAATGTATATGCGCCTTCAAACGCCAACTTGCCATTTTTATGGTACACTTTCCATACACCATTCTTTCTGTCTTTATCATAAGAACCTTCATACCATAATTG
The Fibrobacter succinogenes DNA segment above includes these coding regions:
- a CDS encoding toxin-antitoxin system YwqK family antitoxin — protein: MNLKTFIRFTFLFSFILLFLAACDKEERKEYYNSGPLRSITTYRDSVKDGPYISYYENGKVWEKGQYKNDEKDGAWNTYRENGKIAEEVNYKSGQVDGEWKTWYESGKLRSVQYYKENLEDGSWKEWFENGQQKTEVKYEAGVCDACFCKYKADYDKVCFEKEWYENGQLKEWRYKTENEEKCVVKIWYMNGQLKEVLDYKDGKIFTYKCWYVNGNLQEEIVSSKGFDDGKWRTCVEEYGSRKLLAESFSEEGFLKEWLENWKWKNIENIKKGWKNGATSIRNAIRKEWYDDGKLRRERYYKDGRDSLWKSWHENGRLQSECSYKLGKQDGKCQEWYENGKIRSVQYYKENLEEGSWKEWYENGKMKNIESYKDGWKNGVWKEWFENGRLQSEYSYKLGKKAGKWREWYENGKLRSEKYYKDDFEDGSWKEWYENGKLKNIESYKDGQENGVWKTWYESGKLRSVQYYKEGLEDGSWKEWYENGKLKNIESYKDGQENGAWKTWYENGRLEMEENYKAGLLDGIRREWHENGQLRLKEYYKDGELDGARKSWHENGKLLEKHQFKKDLFPKRPWIKMMVR